Proteins from one Hoplias malabaricus isolate fHopMal1 chromosome 2, fHopMal1.hap1, whole genome shotgun sequence genomic window:
- the LOC136676563 gene encoding apoptosis-associated speck-like protein containing a CARD has protein sequence MRSKRGALSEKEKKWTQKNISKLSKNKQAIWIEFVDEHRAELIQRVSSVMEVADCLQTKKMITEETYSKLQTAKTSQEQMRILYRALASGGAAVKAKFYQIL, from the exons ATGAGGAGCAAGAGAGGAGCCCTTTCTGAGAAGGAAAAGAAATGGACACAAAAGAATATTAGCAAATtaagcaaaaacaaacaggctATTT GGATTGAATTTGTGGATGAACACCGGGCTGAACTGATTCAGAGAGTCTCCTCAGTGATGGAGGTAGCAGACTGTTTACAAACAAAGAAGATGATCACTGAGGAAACGTACAGCAAGTTGCAAACTGCAAAAACATCTCAGGAACAAATGAGGATCCTGTACAGAGCTCTGGCCTCAGGAGGAGCAGCTGTGAAAGCTAAATTCTATCAAATTCTTTAA